Proteins encoded by one window of Microplitis mediator isolate UGA2020A chromosome 1, iyMicMedi2.1, whole genome shotgun sequence:
- the LOC130678204 gene encoding syntaxin-5, producing MSARRRRVTGDLDDAPLTSSTDQRKFGGTFYGQVSGNGKTENWQIDSDNKENSNSNSNYNYIPIMTSRDRSNEFANAIKTMQGRTMTRTSARSPSQGKHFQSYSQFMMIAKNIGKNIASTYAKLEKLAILAKKKSIFDDRQLEIDELTNIIKTDLSSLNKQIGQLQELSKQQRESSSKSHHIASHSSSVVVTLQSKLANMSNHFKNVLEVRSENMREEQNRRQQFTQGRVNTKLPLTGGHQSSLLLEEQDNRSNTVSVNIEPMGQMMMQQAMRDDTDSYVMSRAETMQNIESTIVELGGIFQQLAHMVKEQEEMVERIDTNIEDTELNVEAAHTEILKYFQSVTNNRWLMIKIFGVLVFFFIFFVIFLA from the exons ATGTCAGCACGAAGGAGACGAGTTACTGGAGACCTAGACGATGCTCCATTGACATCATCTACCGATCAACGTAAATTTGGTGGGACATTTTACGGGCAGGTATCAGGAAATGGGAAGACAGAGAACTGGCAAATAGACAGTGACAATAAAgagaattcaaattcaaattcaaattataattatattccaATCATGACGTCCCGTGACAGGAGCAATGAGTTTGCGAATGCCATCAAGACGATGCAGGGCAGAACCATGACGAGAACGTCTGCCAGGAGTCCGTCTCAGGGCAAACATTTTCAGAGCTACTCCCAGTTTATGATGATCGCCAaaaatattggaaaaaatatcGCCAGCACTTATGCCAAACTAGAGAAACTCGCAATAC TGGCAAAGAAAAAGTCGATTTTCGATGACAGACAGTTGGAAATAGACGAGCTGACAAATATCATCAAGACAGACTTGAGTAGTTTGAATAAACAAATCGGACAGCTCCAGGAACTGAGCAAGCAGCAGAGAGAATCGTCATCTAAGAGTCATCACATAGCATCACATTCTTCATCAGTGGTCGTTACACTCCAGTCAAAGCTTGCTAATATGTCTAATCACTTTAAGAATGTACTTGAAGTACGATCTGAA aatatgagAGAAGAGCAAAATAGAAGACAGCAATTTACCCAAGGCCGTGTAAATACAAAGTTACCATTAACTGGTGGACATCAGAGCTCACTGCTCCTTGAAGAACAGGATAATAGAAGCAATACTGTCAGTGTAAATATTGAACCTATGGGTCAAATGATGATGCAACAAGCAATGAGAGATGATAcg GATTCCTATGTGATGTCTAGAGCAGAAACTATGCAGAATATTGAGTCAACAATCGTTGAACTCGGCGGAATATTTCAGCAACTGGCTCACATGGTCAAAGAACAAGAAGAGATGGTCGAAAG GATAGACACCAACATCGAGGACACGGAATTAAATGTTGAGGCCGCTCACACCGAGATCCTCAAATACTTTCAATCGGTCACCAACAATCGTTGGCTAATGATTAAGATATTCGGAGTGCttgtatttttctttatatttttcgttattttcttggcatag